Proteins from a single region of Kineosporiaceae bacterium:
- a CDS encoding S8/S53 family peptidase: MADPRENDQVELILAAFEGDVVAHPPNWRDPDQTLAYLYRPDTVMARAEDAGVVGEALSALDAEPRRLDDSPVSGVVAFRITVPDRHRENRRGLVGLLDEVNDRLGRPIARPEHLLYVCGHPCPATEPEEVHTDVVTPTVRFTRPPTACCGSATCGCGPAAAGWGMSILAVDTGIDRQTVEQWPWTHGVEGDPDPGVRTGPQADEILPYGGHGTFVAGCARVVAPRADVFVSDALVVATGAAYERDIVAQIQARLDQQVPDVLVYTFATNTYGDQGLVSFDVLYEQRLRHLKGLAMLAPAGNDGWSYPMYPAAYDWVTGVGALEPDCASIASYSNHGPWVDVYAPGTDLVNAFSTGRFTCVEDPFKGDRRSFTGLARWSGTSFATPLVAGMVAARASGCQISAATALKHLLVEARLVRVPGVGPVLVP; the protein is encoded by the coding sequence ATGGCGGATCCGCGCGAGAATGACCAGGTCGAGCTGATCCTCGCCGCCTTCGAGGGCGACGTGGTCGCCCATCCACCGAACTGGCGTGATCCGGATCAGACCCTGGCCTATCTCTACCGGCCGGACACCGTGATGGCGCGAGCCGAGGACGCCGGTGTGGTGGGTGAGGCCCTGAGCGCCCTGGACGCCGAGCCTCGCCGGCTGGACGATTCGCCGGTCTCGGGGGTGGTGGCGTTCCGGATCACCGTGCCCGACCGTCACCGGGAGAACCGCCGGGGCCTGGTCGGGCTGCTGGACGAGGTCAACGATCGCCTCGGCCGGCCGATCGCCCGGCCGGAGCACCTGCTCTACGTCTGTGGTCATCCCTGCCCGGCCACCGAGCCGGAGGAGGTGCACACCGACGTCGTGACGCCGACGGTGCGATTCACCCGGCCGCCGACCGCCTGCTGCGGTTCGGCCACGTGCGGCTGCGGACCTGCTGCCGCCGGGTGGGGGATGTCGATCCTGGCGGTCGACACCGGCATCGACCGTCAGACCGTCGAGCAGTGGCCGTGGACCCATGGGGTCGAGGGCGATCCGGACCCGGGGGTGCGCACCGGGCCGCAGGCGGACGAGATCCTGCCCTACGGCGGCCATGGCACCTTCGTCGCCGGGTGTGCCCGGGTGGTGGCGCCGCGGGCCGACGTGTTCGTCAGCGACGCCCTGGTCGTGGCGACCGGCGCGGCCTACGAGCGCGACATCGTCGCCCAGATCCAGGCGCGGCTCGACCAGCAGGTGCCGGATGTCCTGGTCTACACCTTCGCCACCAACACCTACGGCGATCAGGGTCTGGTGTCCTTCGACGTGCTCTACGAACAGCGCCTGAGGCACCTGAAGGGCCTGGCGATGCTCGCCCCGGCCGGCAATGACGGCTGGTCCTACCCGATGTACCCCGCCGCCTATGACTGGGTCACCGGCGTGGGGGCGCTCGAGCCGGACTGCGCCTCGATCGCGAGCTACTCCAACCACGGACCGTGGGTCGATGTCTACGCCCCGGGCACCGACCTGGTGAACGCCTTCTCGACGGGTCGGTTCACCTGTGTCGAGGACCCGTTCAAGGGCGATCGACGGTCCTTCACCGGCCTGGCACGCTGGAGCGGCACGTCGTTCGCCACCCCGTTGGTGGCGGGAATGGTCGCCGCCAGGGCGTCCGGCTGCCAGATCAGCGCCGCCACGGCGCTCAAGCACCTGTTGGTCGAGGCGCGGTTGGTGCGGGTTCCCGGGGTGGGACCGGTGCTGGTGCCCTGA
- a CDS encoding CHAT domain-containing protein produces MPTHPTPISGASTTTDPEQLLALALADPSSALVAAREVLAGRPEARLASAAHQTIGVVFRHYGAIEESITELRRARRWAEAAGDSERVLDVTSSLGVALALAGRTRPALTALDDAVAAGSGRTRGRILIRRAHVFWLIGRYHQGLADAREAVKLLRRDETLWQARAFNHRAMFHLALGEAGRADRDHARSEQLFLISGQHAEYAYVRMERGLAAHAQGDLPRALRMLHLAGELFARLEVVEPDLAINRSAVLLAAGLTREAVVTAEHALADVVEYSGSAASTAALHRSAAQAALADGDPDTAARHAEKALIHYRRSSHPHAATEVRLVLLQAQLAGDDARGQPALLRRAVGLARSVDGRDVELAGAAHLLAGQLALAQRRPRLAQAELLAAVPPRRAPTSAQVTGWLARATLRAAADDGPGLLRACAAGLRVLDTHLSTLGATELRSAATAQGAALATLALRRAIELGDPESVLTWSERWRAVVLATPPVRPPSDPALAAELTALRATIRRLADTDNPSLRRDRRRLEDRVRSRVLHQPGHGAPESRPATGRTVLAALRAGAARPAPELVHLSVIDGTLHAVHVQDGSARLHRVGPADAARRELDHLLFALRREISGTARRPMDAEGLGRRLQTALLGDVAEQIRGEDVVLAPPGSLHAVPWSLLPVLRNRATVVAPSATVWLRALTADPPATDRVVLVGGPRLGAARDEIDALAELYPEATVLTGSAATVHAVTTAMDGARLVHIAAHGTLRADSPLFSAIELADGPLTGYDLEQVQRTPHQVVLSACSSAVGAPAGADELLGVVGALVAGGSTGVVASVVPVADAQAVPLMTAMHRRLSGGASLARALAGARNDLYRDDRTLPTRRTAEAFVALGA; encoded by the coding sequence ATGCCAACTCACCCCACACCGATCAGCGGCGCCTCGACCACGACCGATCCCGAGCAGCTGCTGGCCCTGGCCCTTGCCGACCCGTCGAGTGCCCTGGTGGCCGCTCGTGAAGTGCTCGCCGGCCGACCGGAGGCGCGACTGGCCAGTGCCGCCCACCAGACGATCGGCGTCGTGTTCCGCCACTACGGGGCCATCGAGGAATCGATCACCGAATTGCGGCGGGCTCGTCGTTGGGCCGAGGCAGCCGGCGACAGTGAGCGAGTCCTCGATGTCACCTCGAGTCTCGGCGTCGCCCTGGCGCTCGCCGGACGCACCCGACCCGCCCTGACCGCCCTGGACGACGCCGTGGCCGCCGGCAGCGGCCGCACCCGGGGCCGGATCCTGATCCGCCGGGCTCACGTGTTCTGGCTCATCGGCCGGTATCACCAGGGGCTGGCCGATGCCCGCGAGGCCGTCAAACTGCTGCGACGCGATGAAACCCTCTGGCAGGCAAGGGCTTTCAATCACCGCGCGATGTTCCATCTGGCCCTGGGCGAGGCCGGGCGAGCCGATCGCGATCATGCCCGATCGGAGCAGCTCTTCCTGATCAGTGGGCAACACGCCGAGTACGCCTACGTCCGCATGGAGCGAGGGCTGGCGGCCCATGCCCAGGGCGACCTGCCCCGGGCGCTGCGCATGCTCCACCTGGCCGGGGAACTGTTCGCCCGTCTCGAGGTGGTCGAACCCGATCTGGCGATCAATCGCAGCGCCGTGCTGTTGGCCGCCGGGCTGACCCGGGAGGCCGTCGTCACCGCGGAGCACGCCCTGGCCGACGTGGTCGAGTACTCCGGCTCGGCAGCCAGTACGGCAGCGCTTCACCGCTCCGCGGCCCAGGCAGCGCTCGCCGACGGCGACCCGGACACCGCCGCCCGGCACGCCGAGAAGGCCCTGATCCACTACCGCCGCAGCAGTCATCCGCATGCCGCCACCGAGGTGCGCCTGGTGCTGCTGCAGGCCCAACTGGCCGGCGACGATGCCCGTGGGCAACCCGCCCTGCTGCGCCGCGCGGTCGGCCTGGCCCGCAGCGTCGACGGCCGGGACGTCGAGCTGGCCGGCGCGGCGCACCTGCTGGCCGGTCAACTCGCCCTGGCCCAACGCCGTCCCCGGTTGGCCCAGGCCGAACTGCTCGCCGCGGTGCCCCCACGCCGGGCACCCACCAGCGCCCAGGTGACCGGGTGGCTGGCCCGTGCCACGCTGCGGGCCGCCGCGGACGACGGGCCGGGTCTGTTGCGAGCCTGCGCCGCCGGCCTGAGGGTGCTCGACACCCACCTGAGCACGCTCGGTGCCACGGAACTGCGCAGCGCGGCCACGGCTCAGGGCGCCGCCTTGGCCACGCTGGCGCTCCGCCGAGCGATCGAGCTCGGTGATCCCGAATCGGTGCTGACCTGGAGCGAGCGCTGGCGGGCCGTGGTGCTGGCCACTCCCCCGGTGCGTCCGCCCTCGGACCCGGCTTTGGCGGCCGAGCTCACGGCGCTGCGGGCGACGATCCGCCGGCTCGCCGACACCGACAACCCCTCGCTGCGCCGCGACCGCCGACGGTTGGAGGACCGCGTTCGCTCCCGCGTGCTGCATCAACCCGGGCACGGCGCCCCCGAGTCGCGCCCTGCCACCGGCCGGACGGTGTTGGCCGCCCTACGCGCCGGTGCCGCCCGGCCGGCGCCGGAGTTGGTGCACCTGTCCGTGATCGACGGAACCCTGCACGCCGTCCACGTGCAGGACGGCTCGGCTCGGTTGCACCGGGTGGGTCCGGCGGACGCGGCCCGGCGCGAGCTGGACCACCTGCTGTTCGCCCTGCGTCGCGAGATCTCCGGCACCGCACGGCGGCCGATGGACGCCGAAGGGCTGGGCCGACGACTGCAGACGGCCCTGCTCGGCGATGTCGCCGAGCAGATCCGCGGCGAGGACGTCGTCCTGGCACCCCCCGGCAGTCTGCATGCCGTGCCCTGGAGCCTGCTGCCGGTGCTGCGCAACCGCGCCACCGTGGTGGCACCGTCAGCCACGGTGTGGCTGCGCGCCCTGACCGCCGATCCTCCGGCCACCGACCGCGTGGTCCTGGTCGGAGGTCCGAGACTCGGCGCCGCCCGGGACGAGATCGACGCCCTGGCCGAGCTCTACCCCGAGGCGACGGTGCTGACCGGGTCGGCCGCCACGGTCCACGCTGTCACCACAGCCATGGACGGCGCCCGTCTGGTGCACATCGCCGCGCACGGCACCCTGCGCGCCGACAGTCCGCTGTTCTCGGCCATCGAGCTCGCCGATGGACCGCTGACCGGCTACGACCTGGAACAGGTACAGCGCACCCCCCACCAGGTCGTGCTCTCGGCCTGCAGTTCAGCGGTCGGAGCACCGGCGGGCGCCGACGAGCTGCTGGGGGTCGTCGGGGCGCTGGTGGCCGGCGGCAGCACCGGGGTGGTGGCCAGCGTGGTCCCGGTGGCCGATGCGCAGGCGGTGCCCCTGATGACCGCGATGCACCGCCGCCTCTCCGGCGGGGCGAGCCTGGCCAGGGCACTGGCGGGCGCACGAAACGATCTCTACCGGGACGATCGGACCCTGCCCACCCGGCGTACGGCCGAGGCCTTCGTGGCGCTGGGTGCTTGA
- a CDS encoding DUF393 domain-containing protein, translating into MRFLYDGDCGFCTASARWLQRHVRPAVPIVPWQGEPAHVTDPLRDQLARSVVLLDATQQLRATAGNAVAILVTTSPHRWARWTGHAMRLPLVRLVVELIYRVIAANRYRLPGATASCAIAPD; encoded by the coding sequence GTGAGGTTCCTCTACGACGGCGACTGCGGGTTCTGCACCGCCTCGGCACGCTGGCTGCAGCGCCATGTGCGCCCCGCCGTCCCGATCGTGCCGTGGCAGGGCGAACCGGCGCACGTCACCGACCCGCTGCGCGACCAGCTCGCCCGCTCCGTGGTGTTGCTGGACGCCACGCAGCAGCTGCGCGCCACCGCGGGCAACGCCGTCGCGATCCTGGTGACCACCTCGCCGCACCGGTGGGCGCGATGGACCGGACACGCGATGCGGCTGCCCCTGGTGCGACTCGTGGTCGAGCTGATCTACCGCGTGATCGCCGCGAACCGGTACCGGTTGCCGGGCGCGACCGCGAGCTGCGCGATCGCCCCGGACTGA
- a CDS encoding Rne/Rng family ribonuclease encodes MTLDNEQAPSTTTSTTSTTTPRRRRAASRPAGPPAPVVPDTPADSPTGPSIDGAAVEAPVVEASAAEGSAGEVPPAPKRRTRKKAVAAPAVAAAETPTEPVAEPVAEPETAPAAAPKRRTRKKAVAAPPAEATEPPVETSAESAAAQPARLAVAESAVLDEDETLESAAALDAPTSLSMPLFQAPAPLPATTGGRRRAASRPAGPPVVELVADEPVPAVAEPAAPAPADDEAEDDEAGRPRRRRRGGRGRRPRGREDGDAEETTTGEAADGENAGESGAAAAAESAESAESAEDGDDEDEDTPAGTRRRRRRRRRSGGGGEAGTDDDPPNTVVRVREGRRGSSGGSGSGDVTGLRGSTRLEAKKQRRREGREAGRRRPVITEAEFLARRESVDRVMLVRELEGRTQIGVLEDGVLVEHYVARRTQTSMVGNVYLGRVQNVLPSMEAAFIDVGKGRNAVLYAGEVNWDAAGLDGQAKRIEHALKSGESVLVQVTKDTIGHKGARLTSQISLPGRYLVYVPNGSMTGISRKLPDTERARLKKILRDVVPEEAGVIVRTAAEGASEDELRRDVARLAAQWEDIAAKAKAVNAPNLLYGEPDLAIRVVRDIFNEDFSSLLVSGPDTWDTLRGYIGHVAPDLVERMHKWDADEVVDGSARGDIFAAHRVDEQLAKALDRKVWLPSGGSLVIDRTEAMTVIDVNTGKFTGSGGNLEETVTKNNLEAAEEIVRQLRLRDIGGIIVVDFIDMVLESNRELVLRRLLECLGRDRTKHQVAEVTSLGLVQMTRKRVGQGLLEVFSETCEHCGGRGLIMHDEPVEKRQQDGGGASGGNSSGGNGSGGSGSGGSGRSGRSRGRSRGQGGNSGQAAPVEAAAG; translated from the coding sequence GTGACGCTCGACAATGAGCAGGCACCCAGCACCACGACCAGCACCACCTCGACCACCACCCCGCGCCGCCGCCGAGCGGCCTCTCGCCCGGCCGGCCCGCCGGCACCTGTGGTTCCCGACACGCCCGCGGACAGCCCCACCGGCCCGAGCATCGACGGCGCCGCTGTCGAGGCCCCTGTTGTCGAGGCCTCTGCTGCCGAGGGCTCTGCTGGCGAGGTTCCGCCGGCGCCCAAGCGCCGCACCCGCAAGAAGGCCGTCGCCGCCCCCGCGGTGGCTGCTGCCGAGACCCCCACCGAGCCGGTTGCCGAGCCGGTTGCCGAGCCCGAGACGGCTCCCGCCGCCGCACCCAAGCGGCGCACCCGCAAGAAGGCCGTGGCAGCGCCACCGGCCGAGGCCACCGAACCGCCCGTCGAGACCTCGGCTGAGTCCGCCGCGGCCCAGCCGGCGCGCCTCGCCGTGGCCGAGTCCGCCGTCCTGGACGAGGACGAGACGCTCGAGTCCGCCGCTGCGCTCGATGCCCCGACGTCGCTGAGCATGCCGCTGTTCCAGGCACCGGCGCCGCTACCTGCCACCACCGGTGGCCGCCGCCGGGCGGCGAGCCGCCCCGCCGGGCCGCCGGTCGTCGAGCTCGTGGCCGACGAGCCGGTGCCCGCCGTGGCCGAGCCCGCCGCACCGGCACCTGCCGACGACGAGGCCGAGGACGACGAGGCCGGGCGCCCGCGGCGGCGCCGTCGTGGCGGTCGGGGACGACGTCCCCGCGGTCGCGAGGACGGCGATGCCGAAGAGACCACCACCGGCGAGGCCGCCGACGGCGAGAACGCCGGGGAGTCCGGCGCGGCTGCCGCGGCCGAGTCGGCAGAGTCTGCCGAGTCAGCCGAGGACGGCGACGACGAGGACGAGGACACGCCTGCGGGCACCCGGCGTCGTCGTCGGCGTCGTCGGCGCAGCGGTGGCGGCGGCGAGGCCGGCACGGACGACGACCCGCCGAACACGGTGGTCCGGGTCCGCGAGGGCCGGCGCGGCTCCAGCGGCGGTTCGGGCAGCGGTGACGTCACCGGGCTGCGCGGGTCGACCCGGCTGGAGGCCAAGAAGCAGCGCCGCCGTGAGGGGCGCGAGGCCGGCCGGCGTCGTCCGGTCATCACCGAGGCCGAGTTCCTGGCCCGGCGCGAGAGCGTCGACCGGGTCATGCTGGTGCGTGAGCTCGAGGGCCGCACCCAGATCGGCGTGCTCGAGGACGGCGTCCTGGTCGAGCACTACGTCGCCCGGCGCACCCAGACCTCGATGGTCGGCAACGTCTACCTCGGCCGGGTGCAGAACGTGCTGCCCAGCATGGAGGCCGCCTTCATCGACGTCGGCAAGGGGCGCAACGCCGTCCTGTACGCCGGTGAGGTCAACTGGGACGCCGCGGGCCTGGACGGGCAGGCCAAGCGCATCGAGCACGCCCTCAAGTCGGGTGAGTCCGTGCTGGTGCAGGTCACCAAGGACACCATCGGCCACAAGGGCGCCCGGCTGACCAGCCAGATCTCGCTGCCTGGCCGCTACCTGGTCTACGTGCCGAACGGCTCGATGACCGGCATCAGCCGCAAGCTGCCCGACACCGAGCGGGCCCGGCTGAAGAAGATCCTGCGCGACGTCGTGCCCGAGGAGGCCGGCGTGATCGTGCGCACGGCCGCCGAGGGGGCCTCGGAGGACGAGCTGCGCCGTGACGTGGCCCGCCTGGCCGCCCAGTGGGAGGACATCGCCGCCAAGGCGAAGGCGGTCAACGCCCCGAACCTGCTGTACGGCGAGCCCGACCTGGCGATCCGCGTGGTCCGCGACATCTTCAACGAGGACTTCTCCTCGCTGCTGGTCAGCGGCCCCGACACCTGGGACACGCTGCGCGGCTACATCGGTCACGTCGCGCCCGACCTGGTCGAGCGCATGCACAAGTGGGACGCCGACGAGGTGGTCGACGGGTCGGCGCGGGGCGACATCTTCGCCGCGCACCGGGTGGACGAGCAGCTCGCCAAGGCGCTGGATCGCAAGGTGTGGCTGCCCTCGGGTGGGTCGCTGGTCATCGACCGCACCGAGGCGATGACCGTCATCGACGTCAACACCGGCAAGTTCACCGGCTCCGGCGGCAACCTCGAAGAGACGGTGACCAAGAACAACCTCGAGGCGGCCGAAGAGATCGTCCGCCAGCTGCGGCTGCGCGACATCGGCGGGATCATCGTCGTCGACTTCATCGACATGGTGCTCGAGTCGAACCGCGAGCTGGTGCTGCGCCGGCTGCTCGAGTGCCTGGGGCGTGACCGCACCAAGCACCAGGTCGCCGAGGTGACCTCGCTCGGGTTGGTGCAGATGACCCGCAAGCGGGTCGGCCAGGGCCTGCTGGAGGTCTTCAGCGAGACCTGCGAGCACTGTGGCGGCCGGGGCCTGATCATGCACGACGAGCCGGTCGAGAAGCGTCAGCAGGACGGTGGCGGCGCCTCGGGTGGCAACAGCTCCGGTGGCAACGGCTCGGGTGGCAGTGGTTCGGGTGGTTCGGGCCGCAGCGGTCGCAGCCGGGGTCGCAGTCGCGGCCAGGGCGGCAACTCGGGTCAGGCGGCGCCGGTCGAGGCCGCCGCAGGCTGA
- a CDS encoding DUF2344 domain-containing protein: MQRVRIRYAKRGRLRFTSHRDFQRALERALRRIQAPMAYSAGFNPHPKISYANAAPTGAASEAEYLELGLAARVEPDALRAALDAALPPGLDVIDVVEARTSGLADRLEASLWRIELPGVDPDAAAAAVEAFRVADRVEVSRMTKAGLRTFDARAAVLDVRVETTTSEALESAGRSAEEISSTGVARVTDGGCAILRLVVRHVTPAVRPDDVLAALRSQALLAPPSPARMTRLAQGPLDDRSGAVADPLTADRTS; encoded by the coding sequence GTGCAACGCGTGCGCATCCGGTACGCCAAGCGGGGCCGGCTGCGGTTCACCAGCCACCGTGACTTCCAGCGCGCGCTGGAGCGTGCCCTGCGGCGGATCCAGGCGCCGATGGCCTACTCGGCGGGGTTCAATCCGCATCCCAAGATCTCCTACGCCAATGCCGCCCCCACCGGCGCGGCCAGTGAGGCCGAGTACCTCGAGCTGGGACTGGCGGCGCGGGTCGAGCCGGACGCGCTGCGGGCCGCCCTGGACGCCGCGCTCCCGCCCGGCCTGGACGTGATCGACGTGGTGGAGGCCCGCACCTCGGGCCTGGCCGATCGGCTCGAGGCCTCGTTGTGGCGGATCGAGCTGCCCGGGGTCGACCCGGACGCCGCCGCGGCGGCCGTGGAGGCCTTCCGCGTGGCAGACCGGGTCGAGGTCAGCCGGATGACGAAAGCGGGCCTGCGGACCTTCGACGCGCGGGCAGCGGTGCTCGATGTGCGCGTCGAGACCACCACCTCCGAGGCACTCGAGTCGGCGGGCCGATCTGCCGAGGAGATCAGCAGTACGGGTGTCGCTCGAGTCACCGACGGTGGCTGTGCGATACTTCGTCTGGTCGTCCGGCATGTCACACCGGCTGTTCGACCCGACGATGTCCTCGCCGCACTCAGGTCGCAGGCCCTCCTCGCGCCGCCGTCTCCAGCCCGGATGACGCGACTGGCGCAGGGACCGCTGGACGACCGGAGCGGCGCGGTGGCCGATCCACTGACCGCCGACCGGACCTCGTAA
- a CDS encoding class F sortase → MRGRSTLVLIGLGAYGVSMAASGVALAVAPAVPVPAVVTVLSETSAAAAPGLVEPSLMPPLASSSARPAPAVSVPVVRGTGEQLATFVPTRMVLPSGRQAPVQVSDVAEDGSLVIPDRPDTVGWWDGGAHAGDPSGSLVIAGHVDSRTYGLGALAELKWAKAGEVIVLQAGKKRQRYRIQRALQINQQSLAQDDEFFSQAGPHRLVLITCGGPFDRAKHRYRDNYVVVALPLRA, encoded by the coding sequence GTGAGAGGTCGCTCGACCCTGGTCCTGATCGGCCTGGGTGCCTACGGCGTGAGCATGGCCGCCTCGGGTGTGGCGCTCGCCGTGGCGCCCGCTGTGCCGGTGCCTGCCGTGGTGACGGTGCTGTCCGAAACCTCGGCTGCGGCGGCACCGGGCCTCGTGGAGCCCTCCCTGATGCCGCCCCTGGCCTCCTCGTCGGCGCGCCCTGCGCCGGCGGTCTCGGTACCCGTCGTCCGGGGCACCGGCGAACAACTGGCCACCTTCGTGCCCACCCGGATGGTGTTGCCCAGCGGTCGTCAGGCACCCGTCCAGGTTTCGGACGTCGCCGAGGACGGCAGCCTGGTGATCCCGGACCGGCCCGACACCGTCGGTTGGTGGGACGGCGGGGCACATGCCGGTGACCCGTCCGGCAGTCTGGTGATCGCCGGCCATGTCGATTCCCGCACGTACGGATTGGGTGCCCTGGCCGAGCTGAAGTGGGCCAAGGCCGGCGAGGTCATCGTGCTTCAGGCCGGCAAGAAGCGGCAGCGCTACCGGATCCAGCGGGCGCTGCAGATCAACCAGCAGAGCCTGGCCCAGGACGACGAGTTCTTCAGTCAAGCGGGGCCGCATCGCCTGGTTCTGATCACCTGCGGTGGGCCGTTCGACCGGGCCAAGCACCGCTACCGGGACAACTACGTCGTCGTGGCACTGCCGCTGCGCGCTTAG
- a CDS encoding DUF4397 domain-containing protein has translation MGVRWARGLLSVLALALASTAALFAVPMSAGAASTGDVFVVHGLVGSPADVVVDGHTVAAAAAPKTIVGPLHLAAGPHVLTLKNAGTSVVTGSFTVKAGESIDVVAHRSADAARSAVITVFGNDLRAIAPGKSRLVVSHVAAAPPVDIRDNGKVIFRNVANGESLTVENKAMDCLIDMVPTATSGPVILDPVTVTLQPGTLVRLYAIGDATAGTTDAVLHVMRLGLVGSKRPGVVRTGDGGQAADTVIGGTSPATWALLAAFTAFAGLVLLNRRSTAGPVIGSRHSR, from the coding sequence ATGGGTGTTCGCTGGGCTCGCGGCCTGCTGAGCGTGCTGGCGCTGGCATTGGCGAGCACCGCGGCGCTGTTCGCCGTGCCGATGAGCGCGGGCGCCGCCTCGACCGGTGACGTCTTCGTCGTCCACGGGCTCGTGGGCTCTCCCGCGGACGTCGTGGTCGATGGCCACACGGTTGCCGCCGCGGCGGCGCCCAAGACGATCGTCGGTCCGTTGCACCTGGCCGCCGGTCCGCACGTGCTGACGTTGAAGAACGCCGGTACCTCCGTGGTGACCGGATCGTTCACCGTCAAGGCCGGCGAGAGCATCGACGTCGTCGCCCACCGCAGTGCCGATGCGGCCCGGTCGGCGGTCATCACGGTCTTCGGCAACGATCTGCGCGCCATCGCCCCCGGCAAGTCCCGGTTGGTGGTCTCCCACGTGGCGGCCGCGCCGCCGGTGGACATCCGCGACAACGGCAAGGTGATCTTCCGCAACGTCGCCAACGGCGAGTCGCTGACGGTCGAGAACAAGGCCATGGACTGTCTGATCGACATGGTGCCCACGGCGACCAGCGGCCCGGTGATCCTCGACCCCGTCACGGTGACGCTGCAGCCGGGAACCCTGGTGCGGCTGTACGCGATCGGTGACGCCACGGCCGGCACGACAGACGCCGTCCTGCACGTGATGCGCCTGGGTCTGGTCGGTTCGAAGCGCCCCGGCGTTGTGCGCACCGGTGACGGCGGCCAGGCTGCCGACACCGTGATCGGCGGTACCTCGCCGGCGACGTGGGCGCTGCTGGCGGCGTTCACCGCCTTCGCCGGGCTGGTCCTGCTCAACCGCCGCTCGACGGCCGGTCCGGTGATCGGTAGCCGGCACTCCCGGTGA